One part of the Capricornis sumatraensis isolate serow.1 chromosome 13, serow.2, whole genome shotgun sequence genome encodes these proteins:
- the LOC138089923 gene encoding calcium homeostasis modulator protein 6-like isoform X2, with translation MFPVLGWILIAVVIILLLIFTSISRCRSPVSYMQLKFWEIYLQQEQQIFKSQATEHATQLAQENVKCFFERSHPQEYNTPSIKDWQKISSLYTFNPKEQYYSTLHKYVNKKQKSQSSTASEEGAMVPVLGFVDSSDMNSTTDL, from the exons ATGTTTCCT GTGTTAGGCTGGATCCTGATAGCAGTTGTTATCATCCTCCTCCTGATTTTTACGTCAATCAGTCGATGCCGGTCTCCAGTTAGTTACATGCAGCTGAAATTTTGGGAAATCTATTTGCAACAGGAgcagcagatttttaaaagtcaagccACCGAACATGCAACGCAACTGGCACAAGAAAATGTCAAATGTTTCTTTGAGCGTTCACATCCACAGGAATACAACACTCCAAGCATTAAAGACTGGCAGAAGATTTCATCACTATATACTTTCAATCCAAAGGAGCAGTACTACAGCACTTTGCACAAATATGTGAACAAAAAACAGAAGAGTCAAAGTAGCACAGCTTCTGAAGAAGGTGCAATGGTTCCTGTTCTTGGCTTTGTAGATTCATCTGATATGAACAGCACTACAGACTTATGA
- the LOC138089923 gene encoding calcium homeostasis modulator protein 6-like isoform X1 — MEKFREVLNLHLKYRNALGYCLVSLLTAGGERIFSSAVFQCPCSASWNLPYGLVFLLVPALALFLLGYVLSARTWRLLTGCCARGCGAGLRGALVCAQISATAAVAPLTWVAVALLGGAFYECAASGSEVLARYLCVGRDPRCVAQLPLVPCQQAQAPDVKQLHKELQRELTAHSQVLGWILIAVVIILLLIFTSISRCRSPVSYMQLKFWEIYLQQEQQIFKSQATEHATQLAQENVKCFFERSHPQEYNTPSIKDWQKISSLYTFNPKEQYYSTLHKYVNKKQKSQSSTASEEGAMVPVLGFVDSSDMNSTTDL, encoded by the exons ATGGAGAAGTTTCGGGAGGTTTTGAACTTGCACCTCAAATACCGCAACGCTCTGGGCTACTGCCTGGTGAGCCTGCTGACGGCGGGCGGGGAGCGCATCTTCTCCAGCGCGGTCTTCCAGTGCCCGTGCAGCGCCTCCTGGAACCTGCCCTACGGCCTGGTCTTCCTGCTGGTGCCGGCGCTGGCGCTCTTCCTCCTGGGCTACGTGTTGAGCGCGCGCACCTGGCGCCTGCTGACCGGCTGCTGCGCGCGGGGCTGCGGCGCGGGGCTGCGCGGGGCCCTGGTGTGCGCGCAGATCAGCGCCACGGCCGCGGTGGCGCCGCTCACCTGGGTGGCCGTGGCGCTGCTCGGGGGCGCCTTCTACGAGTGCGCTGCCAGCGGGAGCGAGGTCCTGGCGCGGTACTTGTGCGTGGGCCGCGACCCGCGCTGCGTCGCCCAGCTGCCGCTGGTGCCCTGCCAGCAGGCCCAGGCGCCCGACGTGAAGCAGCTGCACAAGGAGCTGCAGAGGGAGCTCACGGCGCACTCGCAG GTGTTAGGCTGGATCCTGATAGCAGTTGTTATCATCCTCCTCCTGATTTTTACGTCAATCAGTCGATGCCGGTCTCCAGTTAGTTACATGCAGCTGAAATTTTGGGAAATCTATTTGCAACAGGAgcagcagatttttaaaagtcaagccACCGAACATGCAACGCAACTGGCACAAGAAAATGTCAAATGTTTCTTTGAGCGTTCACATCCACAGGAATACAACACTCCAAGCATTAAAGACTGGCAGAAGATTTCATCACTATATACTTTCAATCCAAAGGAGCAGTACTACAGCACTTTGCACAAATATGTGAACAAAAAACAGAAGAGTCAAAGTAGCACAGCTTCTGAAGAAGGTGCAATGGTTCCTGTTCTTGGCTTTGTAGATTCATCTGATATGAACAGCACTACAGACTTATGA